One Candidatus Campbellbacteria bacterium genomic region harbors:
- a CDS encoding type II secretion system F family protein encodes MHTNPLHVEFFYANVCDNRNMHLKYKAVSTTGEVYEKTGEAEDSFALAKQLSSEGETLISANEIKEKSWLQKFNLDFSRIKLTEKITFAKNLATMVDAGLTVSRGISIMEKQSESRKFRETLSVISSEVQKGTPLSAAFEKFPDVFSTLFIAMVRAGEESGKLGESLRITAEQMDRSFALRRRIRGAMMYPTIIMTLMVIIGILMLMYVVPTLTSTFKEMNVDLPMTTQFIVTVSDGLAAHPLLYIGGMIGFVLVCVQVFRTKKGKRLFETAIMHMPVIKGLVQQTNSARMSRTFASLLSSGVDVVSAITITTEVLQNSYYKAVLLEAETEIQKGTQLSAVFARYPHLYPPMVTEMVAVGEETGKVPDMFLQIATFFETEVDQRTKDMSTIIEPVLMVIIGAAVGFFAISMISPIYSLSSGI; translated from the coding sequence ATGCACACAAATCCACTTCATGTGGAATTTTTTTATGCAAACGTGTGCGATAATAGAAACATGCATTTAAAGTACAAGGCGGTTTCTACAACAGGTGAAGTGTACGAAAAAACCGGAGAAGCGGAAGATTCATTTGCACTTGCCAAACAACTTTCTAGTGAGGGAGAAACACTTATTTCTGCAAATGAAATAAAAGAGAAGTCGTGGCTTCAAAAATTCAATTTGGATTTTAGTCGTATCAAGCTTACTGAAAAGATTACCTTTGCAAAAAATCTTGCAACAATGGTTGATGCAGGTCTCACTGTGTCGCGTGGCATTTCAATTATGGAGAAGCAATCAGAGAGTCGTAAGTTTCGCGAGACACTCTCAGTTATTAGCTCGGAAGTTCAGAAAGGAACACCTCTTTCTGCAGCCTTTGAAAAATTTCCAGATGTGTTTTCAACACTCTTTATTGCAATGGTTCGCGCAGGAGAAGAATCGGGAAAACTCGGAGAGTCGTTGCGCATTACTGCAGAACAGATGGATAGAAGTTTTGCTCTGCGTCGACGTATTCGTGGGGCAATGATGTACCCAACGATTATCATGACGCTCATGGTAATCATCGGTATTCTCATGCTCATGTACGTTGTGCCGACACTTACCTCAACATTTAAAGAAATGAATGTTGATTTGCCAATGACAACGCAATTTATCGTTACTGTTTCAGACGGGCTCGCTGCGCACCCACTTCTGTACATAGGTGGAATGATTGGGTTTGTTCTTGTGTGTGTGCAAGTATTTCGTACGAAAAAAGGGAAACGACTATTTGAAACCGCCATTATGCACATGCCGGTGATTAAGGGACTTGTTCAACAAACAAACTCTGCGCGTATGTCGCGAACATTTGCATCACTCCTTTCTTCTGGTGTGGATGTTGTGTCTGCAATTACTATCACAACTGAAGTGCTTCAAAATTCCTATTACAAAGCGGTGCTTTTGGAAGCGGAAACAGAAATTCAAAAAGGAACCCAGCTTTCTGCTGTTTTTGCACGCTACCCACACCTGTATCCACCTATGGTGACTGAAATGGTTGCGGTTGGAGAAGAAACAGGAAAGGTGCCAGACATGTTTTTGCAGATTGCCACCTTTTTTGAAACAGAAGTGGACCAGCGAACAAAAGATATGTCCACAATTATCGAACCGGTGCTGATGGTTATCATTGGTGCGGCGGTTGGATTTTTTGCAATATCAATGATTTCACCAATCTACTCACTTTCATCAGGAATTTAA
- a CDS encoding type II/IV secretion system protein — MQFDIQQLIQFLVDTKMLSLGKAQELEAEATKKKISFEDLIVSEGIIPEDDLRRAKAHVIGIPFIDLKNETIDFKTLSLIPEPIARSNNIIAFRVTEKDLEVAMLDVQDLKAIDFVKKKTGLTILPRLTDVDSIKHALIQYQRSLKLEFGDILKNEATALSVSSENVGENASGEALKKLAEDLPVIRIVETLIRHAVVENASDIHIEPMEKDLLIRYRIDGLLHDAMTLPKQVTAGIVARIKVLSNLKLDEKRLPQDGRFKMNIESERVSFRVSTLPIYYGEKIVMRILHEGASGFTLETLGFHGGGLEALHWATKQATGLILATGPTGSGKTTTLYTVLDILNTPDVNISTIEDPIEYQMPRINQTQVKPEIGMTFGNGLRALVRQDPDIIMVGEIRDGETIGLAINAALTGHLVLSTIHTNSAAGAVPRMLDMGAEPFLIASTLKVIVGQRLVRVLARKEKYTLSADELKALGRSVDLDRMMGFLKTEGLVAKNATWKDVPFYRPKDVTDTDDGYKGRIGIHEVLKVSSALRELMIKRASMEEMEEQAKKEGMMTMIEDGVYKAVQGLTTLEEVLRVVTE; from the coding sequence ATGCAATTTGACATACAACAACTCATTCAGTTTCTGGTTGATACCAAAATGCTCTCTCTTGGAAAAGCCCAAGAGCTTGAAGCTGAGGCGACAAAGAAAAAAATCTCGTTTGAGGATTTGATTGTGTCAGAAGGAATTATTCCCGAAGACGATTTGCGTCGTGCGAAGGCGCACGTTATTGGCATTCCGTTTATTGATTTAAAAAATGAAACGATAGATTTTAAAACACTCTCACTTATTCCCGAACCGATTGCTCGTTCAAATAATATTATTGCGTTTCGGGTAACAGAAAAAGATCTGGAAGTTGCCATGCTTGACGTGCAGGACTTGAAGGCAATTGATTTTGTCAAAAAGAAAACAGGGCTAACCATTCTTCCACGATTAACGGATGTTGACTCGATTAAGCATGCGCTCATTCAATACCAGCGAAGTTTGAAGTTGGAATTTGGCGATATTCTCAAAAATGAAGCCACTGCGCTTTCCGTATCATCTGAAAATGTGGGAGAGAACGCGTCTGGAGAAGCACTCAAAAAATTGGCCGAAGATCTTCCGGTGATTCGTATTGTTGAAACACTTATTCGTCACGCCGTTGTTGAAAACGCTTCAGATATTCACATTGAACCAATGGAAAAAGATTTGTTGATTCGGTATCGCATTGACGGCTTACTACATGATGCGATGACGCTTCCGAAACAAGTAACGGCCGGAATCGTTGCGCGTATTAAAGTGCTTTCAAATTTGAAACTGGACGAAAAACGACTTCCGCAAGATGGGCGATTCAAAATGAATATTGAGAGCGAGCGTGTGAGTTTTCGTGTTTCAACCCTTCCAATTTACTACGGTGAAAAAATTGTGATGCGTATTTTGCATGAAGGAGCATCAGGCTTTACGTTGGAGACGCTCGGATTTCATGGAGGAGGACTTGAGGCACTCCACTGGGCAACAAAGCAAGCAACAGGATTAATTCTCGCAACTGGTCCAACGGGTTCAGGAAAGACCACGACGCTGTATACTGTTCTCGATATTTTGAATACGCCCGATGTCAATATTTCTACTATTGAAGATCCGATTGAGTATCAGATGCCACGAATAAATCAGACGCAGGTAAAACCAGAAATAGGTATGACGTTTGGTAATGGACTACGTGCGCTTGTTCGACAAGATCCTGACATTATTATGGTTGGAGAAATTCGTGACGGTGAAACAATTGGGCTCGCGATTAACGCGGCGCTTACTGGTCACCTTGTGCTCTCAACAATTCACACCAACTCGGCTGCGGGTGCCGTGCCACGAATGTTGGACATGGGTGCAGAGCCATTTCTCATTGCATCAACACTCAAGGTTATTGTTGGACAGCGTTTGGTGCGAGTGCTTGCACGAAAAGAGAAGTACACACTTTCGGCTGATGAGTTGAAAGCACTAGGAAGATCGGTTGATCTTGATCGAATGATGGGCTTTTTGAAGACAGAAGGATTGGTTGCAAAGAATGCGACATGGAAAGATGTCCCGTTTTATAGACCAAAAGATGTTACAGACACAGATGATGGGTATAAGGGGCGTATCGGTATTCATGAAGTACTCAAGGTTTCAAGCGCACTACGCGAACTCATGATTAAGCGTGCGTCGATGGAAGAAATGGAAGAGCAAGCAAAGAAAGAGGGGATGATGACGATGATTGAAGACGGTGTGTACAAGGCCGTGCAAGGACTTACAACCCTTGAGGAGGTGTTGCGTGTGGTCACGGAGTAG
- a CDS encoding SIMPL domain-containing protein (The SIMPL domain is named for its presence in mouse protein SIMPL (signalling molecule that associates with mouse pelle-like kinase). Bacterial member BP26, from Brucella, was shown to assemble into a channel-like structure, while YggE from E. coli has been associated with resistance to oxidative stress.), which yields METNVTQKTIQYVGWLCIVLILFVAVLAINALKENRYIGGGVSASNVIAVSGEGKVFAVPDIAEIGFSVVAEKKTLTEAQTASAEKINAIMTYLKEQGVAEKDIQTANYSANPKYEYRASGTSVPAAASGMSAGSSAGIEMMPVYYPPQNQVLVGYEVSQTITVKVRDTEKVGALVTGIGAKGATNMYGPTFTIDDEVALQREARQKAIDDAKTKAQQLAKDLGVKLVRIVSFSENGGGYYPVMYKGMEATVSSDSASVSPQIPVGQNTITANVSITYEIR from the coding sequence ATGGAAACAAACGTAACACAAAAAACAATACAGTATGTAGGATGGCTCTGCATCGTTCTCATACTTTTTGTCGCTGTTTTGGCGATTAATGCATTAAAAGAAAATCGATATATTGGTGGCGGTGTTTCTGCCTCGAACGTTATCGCGGTGAGCGGAGAAGGAAAAGTATTTGCTGTTCCCGATATTGCGGAAATTGGTTTTTCAGTTGTTGCTGAGAAAAAAACATTGACTGAAGCACAAACAGCATCGGCAGAAAAAATTAATGCAATCATGACATACCTCAAAGAACAGGGGGTTGCTGAGAAGGATATTCAAACGGCAAACTACAGTGCAAATCCAAAATACGAATATCGCGCGTCTGGTACATCGGTCCCAGCAGCAGCCTCAGGAATGTCGGCGGGTTCTTCTGCTGGTATTGAAATGATGCCTGTGTACTATCCTCCACAGAATCAAGTACTTGTTGGGTATGAAGTAAGTCAGACCATTACGGTAAAAGTTCGTGATACAGAAAAAGTAGGCGCATTGGTTACAGGTATTGGCGCAAAGGGTGCAACAAACATGTACGGGCCAACGTTTACTATTGATGACGAAGTCGCACTCCAACGAGAGGCACGACAGAAAGCAATTGATGATGCAAAAACAAAAGCACAACAACTTGCAAAAGATCTCGGCGTGAAGTTGGTACGCATTGTGAGCTTCTCAGAAAATGGTGGTGGGTACTATCCGGTCATGTACAAGGGTATGGAAGCAACTGTTTCAAGTGATAGCGCATCAGTTTCTCCACAAATCCCTGTCGGACAAAATACTATTACGGCGAATGTGTCTATTACGTACGAAATTCGCTAG
- a CDS encoding disulfide bond formation protein B translates to METIPLYWLMNPLIIWSVLALQIACVVLLLGIVRVSPFSKLIPFVGRQAIPISFLVLFASVVGSLYYSEVAGFAACSLCWVQRVFIYPQVIIFGLARWYDRRDVFLYTSTLSFFGLSVALYNVFIQTFNTASAFCEPGSAASSCLEKYVEGLGYITIPVMSVTLLVFLLIVAWSKKVSNMSVFVA, encoded by the coding sequence ATGGAAACAATCCCACTCTATTGGCTCATGAATCCGCTTATTATATGGAGCGTTCTTGCCTTGCAGATTGCGTGTGTGGTACTCCTTCTTGGTATAGTGCGTGTTTCTCCCTTTTCAAAACTTATTCCATTTGTTGGTCGTCAAGCGATTCCGATATCTTTTCTGGTGTTGTTCGCGTCAGTTGTGGGGAGTCTCTATTACTCTGAAGTTGCCGGGTTTGCAGCGTGTTCGCTGTGTTGGGTTCAGCGAGTGTTCATTTATCCTCAGGTGATTATATTTGGCCTTGCACGGTGGTATGATCGTCGTGATGTATTTTTGTACACAAGTACACTTTCTTTTTTCGGACTCAGCGTTGCGCTGTATAACGTCTTTATTCAAACATTCAATACAGCATCAGCATTTTGTGAACCGGGTAGTGCGGCTTCGTCGTGTTTAGAAAAGTATGTTGAAGGGCTCGGGTACATAACAATCCCTGTTATGTCAGTAACTCTGCTCGTGTTCCTCCTTATAGTGGCGTGGTCAAAAAAAGTATCTAACATGTCAGTGTTCGTAGCATAG
- a CDS encoding permease: protein MLMTHYMELLATNQPWNLLIFMAVPVILAETIAITELYLLFTRNVHTWVKTLSRIAGGIAGVYFLGVTLYLLQVAVIPLTTSRGWRGIADVVAVGSYLLGVVPLGAITLLELGVVGAKYDEETRMKWHALWVGVFLIVAHIAMIFGMLNPTILGYQAPVEGQPLQQEMGM from the coding sequence ATGTTGATGACTCATTACATGGAACTTCTGGCTACTAATCAGCCATGGAACCTTCTTATCTTTATGGCCGTTCCGGTTATCTTAGCGGAAACAATTGCAATTACTGAGCTGTATCTCTTATTTACTAGAAATGTGCACACGTGGGTAAAAACACTGTCTCGCATCGCAGGTGGTATTGCTGGTGTTTACTTTCTTGGGGTAACTCTCTATCTGTTACAGGTCGCAGTAATTCCACTCACTACATCTAGAGGATGGCGGGGAATTGCAGATGTTGTGGCGGTAGGTTCGTACCTTCTTGGTGTCGTACCTCTTGGAGCAATTACACTTCTTGAACTTGGGGTTGTTGGTGCGAAGTATGATGAAGAAACGAGAATGAAGTGGCACGCACTGTGGGTTGGGGTATTTTTGATTGTTGCACACATCGCGATGATCTTTGGTATGCTAAATCCGACAATTCTTGGGTATCAAGCACCTGTTGAGGGGCAGCCATTACAACAGGAAATGGGAATGTAG
- a CDS encoding LexA family transcriptional regulator, with protein MLTSYTQKLHTFYERHHRMPTYAEMAGLFGFKSKNAVFKVVEKLVEAGTITKDHLGRLTPTTLFGEVKMLGFIEAGIPSPTEEHEFDSLTLDEWLINDHNATFILKVKGDSMVDAGIFEGDFVLVERTNKWKAGDIVVADVDGLWTLKYLRQNAQGYYLQPGNKKYQNIYPQEDLSIGAVVRSVIRRYAQ; from the coding sequence ATGTTGACTTCCTACACACAAAAACTGCACACGTTTTACGAACGTCATCACCGCATGCCAACATACGCGGAGATGGCCGGACTCTTTGGGTTTAAATCAAAAAATGCAGTATTTAAGGTTGTCGAAAAACTTGTTGAAGCGGGTACTATTACAAAAGATCATCTCGGGCGCCTCACCCCCACAACGCTCTTTGGTGAAGTAAAGATGCTCGGGTTTATTGAAGCGGGTATCCCATCACCAACAGAAGAACACGAGTTTGATTCACTAACTCTCGATGAGTGGCTCATTAACGATCACAATGCAACATTTATTCTCAAGGTGAAGGGCGACTCTATGGTTGATGCTGGAATTTTTGAAGGCGATTTTGTACTTGTTGAACGTACCAACAAATGGAAGGCGGGGGACATTGTTGTTGCCGATGTCGATGGACTCTGGACGCTCAAATATCTTCGTCAAAATGCACAAGGATATTACCTCCAGCCGGGAAATAAGAAATATCAAAATATTTATCCTCAAGAAGACCTTTCTATTGGTGCAGTTGTTCGTTCGGTTATTCGGCGATACGCACAATAG
- a CDS encoding SDR family NAD(P)-dependent oxidoreductase — protein MSKTTLITGIGKGIGKALAQKFLAEGFRVIGTSTTGNVDFSHQNLFVFKLDLRDADSIEHCVEEIKKTENTIDILINNAGVLLDEDESVVVPRKLRDTLEVNLIGTANFTEHMISLVNTRGHIINISSTAGSIQGTAHGDHFPGKYPAYKISKAALNMYTRTLARRLEGSVVVSSVHPGWVKTDMGGQEADLTPEQAAEGIYTFTLSRPETGQFWFKGEQLPW, from the coding sequence ATGTCAAAGACGACCCTCATTACAGGAATAGGAAAAGGAATTGGTAAGGCGCTCGCACAGAAGTTTCTTGCGGAGGGGTTTCGTGTCATAGGCACATCGACTACAGGTAATGTTGATTTTTCTCATCAAAATCTTTTTGTGTTCAAACTCGATCTCCGTGATGCAGACAGCATTGAACACTGCGTTGAAGAAATTAAAAAAACAGAAAATACCATTGATATTCTCATCAACAATGCCGGAGTGCTTCTTGATGAAGACGAAAGCGTTGTTGTGCCGCGTAAGTTGCGAGACACTCTGGAGGTTAATCTTATTGGAACGGCCAATTTTACAGAACACATGATTTCATTGGTGAATACCCGAGGACATATCATCAATATTTCTTCAACCGCTGGATCTATTCAGGGGACGGCCCATGGGGATCATTTTCCAGGAAAGTATCCGGCATACAAAATTTCAAAAGCTGCCCTCAATATGTACACACGAACGCTTGCACGAAGATTGGAGGGAAGTGTGGTTGTGTCGTCGGTTCATCCTGGGTGGGTCAAAACAGACATGGGCGGACAAGAGGCGGATCTTACTCCAGAACAAGCGGCGGAAGGAATTTATACTTTTACTCTCTCTCGGCCTGAGACCGGGCAATTTTGGTTTAAAGGGGAACAACTTCCTTGGTAG
- a CDS encoding NUDIX domain-containing protein produces MEKQMPKVAVNVFVIKDGMLLLGKRKKGAGNGFWALLGGHLEFGESLVVGAKRELEEETGLTARAMFENMVNDYSVGDGTHYVHINFLAHDVSGEPEVREPEKCYEWKWFLLDVLPENIFIGHRRVIPAFLNKTSFIY; encoded by the coding sequence ATGGAAAAACAAATGCCGAAAGTCGCAGTTAATGTATTTGTCATAAAAGATGGCATGCTCCTTCTTGGAAAAAGGAAGAAAGGAGCCGGAAATGGTTTCTGGGCTCTGCTAGGGGGCCATTTGGAATTTGGTGAGTCTTTGGTAGTTGGGGCGAAGAGAGAGCTTGAGGAAGAAACTGGACTAACGGCGCGGGCGATGTTTGAAAACATGGTAAACGACTATTCTGTGGGAGATGGAACACACTATGTTCACATAAATTTTTTGGCACACGATGTATCGGGTGAGCCGGAAGTCAGGGAACCTGAGAAATGCTACGAATGGAAATGGTTTTTACTCGATGTATTACCGGAGAATATTTTTATTGGACACAGGCGGGTCATTCCTGCTTTTTTGAATAAAACATCTTTTATCTATTGA
- the cadA gene encoding cadmium-translocating P-type ATPase — protein MKTIGVSSMVKAMKTNVLPYMDYGFLTVLVISLVLYYVGLLSSEAGIAFSVIISILATIPVVVSAVHALLHKEASVDLLASFALVFSLLSGQWASALFINLMLTSARIISAHADARARRNITSLLKMRPMHAHVRRGSDIVQVPLSEVARGDLVVVELGQMVPVDGMIVEGEGSLDQSSLTGESLPVEKKSGDQAFCSTVVVSGGVVIRTERIGTETTLEKIIALVEDAQLNKAEINTTAQRFAQWYIILMFVGVALVYWFSRDVALVLAVTLVVCADDIAIAIPLTFITGVGYAAKRGIIVKGADFLEAMEHVKIVLVDKTGTLTKGHLRIEHVALFGDMRETELISLAAATSALSDHPVSKAIVAYAEEKKAPHVQVENFRAWSGKGVTAQHNGVEVVMGKVAFFHELQIPIDTEIMARIVHEEDEGMSNNVIAVGGTVQGIFSLADALKSHIAEDIAELKSLGITKVVMLTGDNERVARRIARMTGVDEFHANLLPEQKLDRLRAYLSPKYKTIMVGDGVNDAAALSLADVGIAMGAIGYDAAIEAADVVLMKDDFSKIPELIRIARYVNKISRQNFVIWGIVNCIGLVLVFGGILAPTGAAAYNFLTDFLPLGNASRVAGLFMRHRRGKVV, from the coding sequence ATGAAAACAATAGGCGTATCATCGATGGTTAAAGCAATGAAGACGAACGTGCTACCCTACATGGATTACGGGTTTCTTACTGTTTTGGTTATTTCACTCGTATTGTATTACGTAGGACTCCTTTCATCAGAAGCAGGTATTGCGTTTTCGGTGATTATTTCTATTCTCGCAACGATTCCCGTTGTAGTGAGTGCGGTGCACGCACTACTACACAAAGAAGCATCTGTTGATTTGTTGGCAAGTTTTGCGCTCGTATTTTCTTTACTAAGTGGACAGTGGGCGTCTGCACTTTTTATCAATCTCATGCTCACCTCTGCGCGTATTATTTCTGCACATGCTGATGCGCGAGCGCGACGAAACATTACAAGTTTACTCAAAATGCGCCCAATGCATGCGCACGTGCGTCGTGGGAGCGATATTGTGCAAGTGCCACTCTCCGAAGTGGCGCGAGGAGATCTCGTTGTGGTAGAGCTTGGACAAATGGTGCCCGTAGATGGAATGATTGTTGAAGGAGAGGGTAGTCTGGATCAGTCGTCGCTTACCGGTGAGTCGCTCCCTGTAGAAAAAAAGAGTGGCGATCAGGCGTTTTGCTCAACCGTCGTTGTTTCAGGTGGTGTGGTTATACGAACAGAGAGAATCGGTACTGAGACAACACTTGAAAAAATTATTGCACTCGTTGAAGACGCACAGCTTAATAAAGCAGAAATAAATACAACAGCTCAACGATTTGCACAGTGGTACATCATTCTCATGTTTGTCGGGGTTGCACTTGTGTATTGGTTTTCAAGAGACGTGGCGCTCGTTCTTGCGGTAACGCTTGTCGTGTGTGCTGATGACATTGCCATCGCGATACCACTTACGTTTATCACAGGTGTTGGGTATGCTGCGAAGCGAGGTATTATCGTTAAGGGTGCCGATTTTTTAGAAGCGATGGAACACGTAAAGATTGTTCTTGTTGATAAGACGGGAACGCTTACAAAAGGACATTTGCGTATTGAGCATGTTGCGTTGTTTGGTGATATGCGCGAAACAGAACTCATATCTCTTGCGGCGGCAACATCAGCACTGTCAGACCATCCTGTGTCAAAAGCAATTGTGGCGTATGCCGAAGAAAAAAAAGCACCACATGTTCAAGTTGAAAACTTTAGGGCGTGGAGTGGAAAGGGTGTTACCGCTCAGCACAACGGAGTAGAAGTTGTTATGGGGAAGGTGGCATTTTTCCATGAATTACAGATTCCTATTGATACAGAAATAATGGCACGAATTGTACATGAAGAAGACGAGGGAATGAGTAATAACGTTATTGCCGTTGGTGGCACAGTGCAAGGTATTTTTAGTCTTGCTGATGCGCTGAAGTCACACATTGCAGAAGATATTGCTGAATTGAAATCACTCGGTATTACAAAAGTAGTTATGCTTACGGGAGATAATGAACGCGTCGCGCGTCGTATTGCCCGTATGACGGGAGTTGATGAATTTCACGCCAACCTGTTGCCGGAACAAAAACTAGATCGACTTCGTGCGTATCTTTCTCCAAAGTACAAAACAATTATGGTGGGGGATGGTGTGAATGACGCCGCGGCGTTGTCTCTTGCAGATGTTGGAATTGCGATGGGTGCAATTGGGTATGATGCGGCAATTGAGGCCGCGGATGTGGTGCTTATGAAAGATGATTTTAGTAAAATTCCTGAACTTATTCGTATTGCGCGATACGTGAATAAAATCTCACGCCAAAATTTTGTGATATGGGGAATAGTAAATTGTATCGGTCTTGTACTTGTGTTTGGTGGCATACTTGCTCCGACCGGCGCAGCGGCGTATAACTTTTTGACAGACTTCCTTCCTCTTGGAAACGCATCACGAGTTGCGGGGTTGTTTATGCGTCATCGACGAGGGAAGGTTGTATAG
- the mltG gene encoding endolytic transglycosylase MltG, with the protein MALTERNNTYRQVRTIVLSCALVVLIMPYVFVGYVRFQQTHRPAFAVEFPVTVNPRTKTIIDDKRVEAYLRSKTSPLQASVLVAFSKLSELGASTVASFSNFAMEHSLALAGQEKIITVAPGARKEEIAAAFARVLSWSAEEKKEFLNADEGFLFPGMYIVNANASPSEVRGVVDTKFNENIASRYSTTIEEIVPLTTALTIASLIQKETVGTRDMRLVSGIIWNRIFAGQKLQLDATLQYAKASKVQNGQWWPKVLSKDKFIESPYNTYKYQGLPPTPIANPSVAAVIAALNPVKTDCYYYFHDTNGEMHCSPDYKTHAALIKQFFTGSL; encoded by the coding sequence ATGGCGCTCACAGAACGTAACAACACATATCGGCAGGTGCGGACAATAGTTCTTTCCTGTGCGCTAGTCGTACTCATTATGCCGTACGTGTTTGTGGGGTACGTGCGATTTCAGCAAACTCACAGACCTGCGTTTGCTGTAGAATTTCCGGTGACCGTTAATCCGCGCACGAAGACAATCATTGATGACAAGAGGGTAGAGGCATATCTGCGAAGTAAGACATCACCACTGCAGGCGAGTGTTCTTGTGGCGTTTTCAAAATTGAGCGAACTGGGCGCCTCGACGGTTGCATCATTCTCAAATTTTGCGATGGAGCACAGTTTGGCACTTGCGGGGCAGGAAAAAATTATAACGGTTGCCCCCGGCGCTCGAAAGGAAGAAATTGCTGCCGCCTTTGCGCGAGTGCTTTCGTGGAGTGCTGAAGAAAAAAAAGAATTTTTGAATGCAGACGAAGGGTTTTTATTTCCAGGAATGTATATTGTGAATGCAAACGCGTCACCGAGTGAGGTGAGAGGTGTGGTAGATACAAAATTTAATGAAAATATTGCATCTCGGTACAGTACAACAATTGAAGAGATTGTACCGCTCACGACCGCCCTCACGATCGCGTCACTTATTCAGAAAGAGACGGTGGGCACTCGGGATATGCGACTTGTGTCAGGTATCATTTGGAATCGTATTTTTGCGGGACAGAAATTACAACTGGATGCGACATTACAATATGCCAAGGCATCAAAGGTACAGAACGGTCAGTGGTGGCCAAAAGTTCTTTCAAAAGATAAATTTATCGAATCTCCGTACAACACATACAAGTACCAAGGGTTGCCACCAACACCAATTGCAAATCCGTCTGTTGCAGCAGTGATCGCTGCCCTTAATCCTGTAAAAACAGATTGTTACTACTACTTCCATGATACCAATGGTGAGATGCACTGTTCGCCTGATTACAAAACGCACGCGGCACTCATCAAGCAATTTTTTACAGGCTCTTTATAA
- a CDS encoding GrpB family protein, which yields MSENKYPYKDRKYDVVSYDPKWPTQFEIYAGRVRKIFGEGVQIEHIGSTAVPGMSGKSCIDILVLVDSLKTVEDHMREMLDVGFEYAGQFVMDDSRLFRVVKDNTLLANIHFFPKEHSHGREMIRMRDYLRSHPDEVHKYSAIKNELYVKYVDDYASYRKYKDEYINALIQRIS from the coding sequence ATGAGTGAAAACAAATATCCGTATAAAGATAGAAAATATGATGTAGTTTCATATGACCCAAAATGGCCAACTCAGTTTGAGATATACGCTGGTAGGGTAAGAAAAATATTCGGAGAGGGTGTACAAATAGAACACATAGGCAGTACCGCGGTGCCTGGAATGTCGGGCAAATCTTGCATAGACATACTCGTTCTTGTTGACAGCTTAAAAACTGTTGAAGACCACATGCGTGAAATGTTGGACGTTGGTTTTGAATATGCTGGTCAATTTGTTATGGATGATTCGCGACTTTTTCGGGTTGTAAAAGATAATACACTGTTAGCTAACATACATTTTTTCCCTAAGGAACACTCACACGGTAGGGAAATGATTCGCATGAGAGATTACTTGCGGTCCCACCCTGATGAAGTACATAAATATTCGGCTATAAAAAATGAGCTATATGTAAAGTATGTTGATGATTATGCATCGTATAGAAAATACAAAGATGAGTATATAAATGCTTTAATACAAAGAATATCTTGA